From Desmodus rotundus isolate HL8 chromosome 12, HLdesRot8A.1, whole genome shotgun sequence, one genomic window encodes:
- the LGALS7 gene encoding galectin-7: MAGSSNVPHKTSLPEGVRVGTVMRIRGAVPDNAGRFHVNLLCDQEGAEAALHFNPRLDESVVVFNTKEQGAWGKEERGRGLPFQRGQPFEVLLIATEEGFKTVVGDAEYHHFRYRIPPARVRVVEVGGDLQLQSVKIF, from the exons atggCCGGGAGCTCT AATGTGCCCCACAAGACCTCGCTGCCAGAGGGTGTCAGAGTGGGCACCGTGATGAGAATTCGTGGTGCTGTCCCTGACAATGCTGGCAG GTTTCACGTGAACCTGCTGTGCGACCAGGAGGGTGCTGAGGCTGCCCTGCACTTCAACCCCCGGTTGGACGAGTCCGTGGTGGTCTTCAACACCAAGGAGCAGGGCGCCTGGGGCAAGGAGGAGCGCGGCCGCGGCCTTCCCTTTCAGCGTGGGCAGCCCTTCGAAGTGCTCCTCATCGCCACTGAAGAAGGCTTCAAG acGGTGGTCGGAGACGCGGAGTACCACCACTTCCGCTACCGCATCCCGCCGGCGCGCGTGCGCGTGGTGGAGGTGGGCGGGGACCTGCAGCTGCAGTCGGTGAAGATCTTCTGA